The genomic interval TATTATAAGTAACACTTTTCTGGCAAAAATAATTTGCCTGCATTTACAAATGAAGGCTGCTATGTATCTTGCTGGTCTATCACTTACCCACCCGTTTCTTGTTATCGCCGCTGATAGAAACAATATCTGCTACCACATTTGTTTTCCCAGCTTTCCGTTGTGCAGACGGGCTATCATATACAATCAGCAACTCATGATCGGCGATCAGGGTGATTCCTTCAGCCTTATCCTTTCCTGAATTTTTACCGGTACCATGCGGAATATCAAACAAACGTTCCACCTTGCGTTCGTATACAATCGATTTTTTTGAGTTTTTTGTATCGGGTATAGCATTTTTCCAGCGGTACACAGAGATAGTTCCATCCAGGTCCATGGTAGGGCCCGCTAAAATCAACAGGTCTTTTCCGGCTGGTGTAAGTTCACGTATGCCCATTCCGGCCAGGTCAAGAAAATGTTTTTTATACTTCTGGCTTTTAGGCCCTATTTTTTGTAAACCAATGGTGTGCTTGTCAATCTCTTTGGTTTCTATTTCCAGGATAACTGCCCAGCCTCTGAGTACAGGTCCCCGTAAGCCTAAAAATACCCTGGAACCATCCAGGGCAAGTCCTTCCACATCAAATCCATTGTCTTTCCCGGGTATTTTCAGAAAATTTTTCAGATGTATATCTTCTTGTAAAGCTTCAGTTAGTTCATTGGTGTGTTTTTTTTCTTTCAATACGGCAGCCGTCAGTGTTTTTTCCGGATCATCCGGATGCTTACAAGATTTATAAAAATGGTATTCCTTTGTATCGGGATCTGCCACCAGAGGAATTCTGGCCAGTACATAGCGGTTAGGCTCCAGTTCCACCTTCGACAATTGTTTTATTTTCTTTTTTACCGTTCCTTCCTCATCCGGTTTTTTGCGCTTTAATCCATGCGAACCGGTTATCCACAAATAATGATTTTCAAAATCTATTCCTTCTATATCCACTTCGCCTGTATTGCCTTCAGTCAGGGGAATGTATTCAGCTAAAGAGAAGATAGTATGCTCTTCGTAGCCCTTACTGGTGCATTTTAATCTTTCTACACTGCTCCCTTCATCGCAGGCCAGAAATATGTAGTCGCCCACTTTTACAACAGAAGATAATCCATCCCGGATGGGCTTACGGTCGCCATGTTCTGGCGGCGCTGGCTGAAAATGCAAAGTAACAGGGGTAGCTTCCATGATGATGTTGTTTACTGTTTCCAGCTGACTGCCGGAAAACAAGTGTATTCAGTAAAACGATGTGTTAAACGAAGCAAGCTACAAATTGTTGGAACAACCCTATGGCTTTGTACCATTTTTATTACCGCAACAGGCTAATCCATCCCTTAATCAATCGCTGAGAAGCAGGAAATCCATCGCCTGCATTTGTTGTTGTATAATCAGTACTACTGATCGTGAGCGTATAGTAATAAATACCATTACTTAAACCTGCTCCCTCCCACTCTCCGGAATATTTTTGTTTGCGGTACACTTCTTTTCCCCAGCGGTTGTAAATCACCAGTTCATTATCCGGATATAATTCAATATTGGTAACCTGCCAGCGGTCGTTGTAGCCATCCTGGTTAGGCGTAATCACATTGTACAGCACTAACTCATGCTGAAAAGAAAGGCAAGCCGCATTCGACCAGGAAAAGGTATGTATGTCGTGCTCGGCGATTGCTTTTATTTTATAACAGTGATAAAATCCCTCTTTCGCATTGGCTTTGGTGTAGGAATACGTTTGATTGCTGACTATTTCATACAATTCAAACTGGCTGCTTTGGTCAAGCTGGCGCCAGATTTCATACTGCCGCACACCCAAAGGCCAGTTTTTATACGCATTCCAGTGCAGCGTGGTGCTTTCTTCCTTTTCGTTGGCTTCACCTGCCAGCAGAATAGTTTGATGCGGCAAAGGTTCTACCACAAAACCACAGGCATTGACCAGGCTTACCTTATACTGATAGGTATTCGACTGGGTAGGCAGCGGCTGATCAGTAAAGCCGGTAGTAGCAGAGGAAAGATTTGTCTGTATACTTTCCCAGGGTCCGCCCGAAGTCAGGTTCTGCCGGTGAACACTTAGTTTATGACCAAAATTACTGGTATTAACAGCCTGAAAAGTTAGCGTAATCAAACTATCCTTAGCCAGGTCGGCACCAACGCTAACATAGTTAATACTGATGGCTGAGGCATCAACAACTAATGGAAATGTAATGATCTGGCCTGTACATCCGGAAGCAGTGGTTTCATGAACGGTGAGCGTTTTTACTCCCTCCGCTTGCCAGTTTACCAGTATCTGGGATGTACCCTGTCCTGAGATGATTTCTCCGCCACCAATGGTCCATTGAAAAGTAGAAGAGTCATTTCCCTGAACTGTATATGTTTTATTGGTTAAGCCTTGCGGGCAAATCGTGAGATCATTGCCGGTAATACCAGTAGTAGGATTGGGGTGAACCGTAATGGAAATTGCGATCAATTTTCCACTACATCCGGCTACCGAAGTTTCCTGCACAGATAGCTGATGGGTACCTTCCTCATTCCAGTCGACCAGGATAGTGGGCGAATGCTGCCCAGACACAATAGTGCCTCCGGTAATTTCCCAGGTATAATCAGAATCAGGTGCCCCGGAAAGAGTATACGATATGCCTTTTTCCAGCGCACACATACTATTTTTGCCGGCAATGGTAAGTGTAGAATCAGGGGAAGCATACAATAAAACAGACAGCGTATCTGATATACCTTCACAAATTTCTGCCTGGTTGCTGAATTCTTTTACCCAGAGTAATCCTTTACCTGCTGTTTCCCAGCTAACCGTAACCTGGTTGAGTTGCTGGCTGATAATTTTTCCGCCCGAAATCTGCCATTGATAGGTAGATCCATTGGTGTATACTATTTCATATAGAAGATTTCTTCCATCTGCTACACAAAGTGTATCCGGACCTTCAGGCTCTGGTGGGGTAAGAGCTTTGTTGATTTTTACTGGCAATATCGCTTCTTCCGACTGGCAGCCTGCTTGTGAGGTGAGCAATACAGCTACACTGGCCGACGGATTGGTTAAGCCCCAGTTTACTTTAATGCTGGCATTTCCCTGGCCGGAAGCAATCGTACCGCCATCTACTGTCCATGCATAGGTATATCCGCTTCTGGCTTCCACACTATAATCTACCAGCGTTACCCCAGGACAAACAGATTTGCTTCCCCGGATTACCGGTTTTTTACGCACCGGTAGCAGTTTGATCAAATAGATGACAGTATTGGTTTTAGGCGGACATCCTTTATCCTGGGCTTTTACGGTTATCTGATAGGTTCCTGGCGGCGTATCGCAGGTGGTTTGCCAGCAAAAGGGTGAAGATACACTACCTTTTTTTATGACGGCCGGAAAACTTGCCAGAGGCCCACTATAGCCATTTGTTCCCAACAATATATCTCCGGTGGCAGAAAGTACAAGCGAATCATTTTCAATATCAGTTGCCTCCACCGTAAAACAAAGCTTCTCTCCTGCTTCCACATTGTATTGCAAGGTATCTGTACTGGCACTTGAAAACTTTGGCATATTATTAACCGGGCAATCGCCCACGAGCAACTGCAATTCCCGCCGCACAATACCGACTAATACTTCGGTACTATCATTTACCGCCCGGTATTCTCTCACTTCTATAGCCACCACATAATTCCCGACACTGGGAGCGGCATAATTGGTAATCCCAGTTGCCAGATTGATTTGAGCAACACTGTTTTCTCCAAAAGGCTCTACATAATTATAATCCGCATTATAGCTTACCAGATCAGGAGGAAAATCATAGATAAAAGGAGGCTGTGGTACCGGATCTTCTCTGGTTCCTCCGGTATAAGGCCGCACAAACCGGTATTCCAGTCTGTCACCATCAGCATCAACGGCATTATTTACAACCGTATTGGTATCTCTCACACAAATGTAGGGGATAGCCACTTCGCTGAAAACAGCTGAGTTATTGGGCAGGTCGGGTGCGGCAATAAATGCATAAAATGTGTTTCCGGAAAACGGCTGAAGATTCACAACTTCATCGTTGCGGCAACAGCGCTCGTAGATGATATGATAACCCTCACTTGAGTATGGTAAGGTAACAATCGTCTCATAAGAGAATAGCAATATTCCGAAATTTTCTATCCCTGGTATTCTACAACCTGGCGGCAGTACCGGGGTTATATTCACGGGTTCAGGATTGTCGAGCAAAATTGCATCTCCGATACGCTGGTTGGTATTAGCATGGTAAATGGCAAACTGCAGACCAGTAGCCTGTGCCCCACTGGTAGCCTCATCAATATAAATATTAAAAGTCAGCAGGTAGCGGTAACTGCGGCCGCCTGTTGTGGTGCTATCGAGAAACTTATAAGTAATTTCACCACCAATGATGTGGGCAGCCTGTACAAATGTATGGGTACATAGAAGCAAAACTAAACAAGGCAGGCAGAATTTTAACAGAAAGGAACGCATGTTTCAAGGTAGCCGTAGTAACAGAAAAAACCATAAAAAATATAACTATATTAATAAAGATATTAGCAAACCATTTCCGGTAAAAAGCTCAGATATTTACTTTCAGTCCGGACTTGTAAAATAAATACATAACAAAATCATAAAATGCCTACATATTTAGGATGTATCTTCTATTAAAATGAGATTTTTGGATTAAAAAAACAAAAACTATAACACTGGCAATAAAATATTTTATTTTGGATAAAAAGTAGTAATAAGTCTTTGTTAATGATTAAATTAAAACTTTGTAACCAACTGTTATATACTAACAGTACGCATGAAACAAGTGTGTTGTAAAATCACGAATTGTACTGTGTACAATATCGGGTTTTTATTTCATTTTATAAGGAAATAATGCATACATACGTCTGAAAATACCAATAAAAACTACGCATGTAATTGCATTTTCTTAAGTATGTGCATATATAAAATATATAAGCCTGTTATTAAATATGATTGTAACCAATACTCCCCAGAATCAGATCAGGAAAGCTGAAAAGGCTGATGTTCCGGTAATTATAGCGCTGGCTAAAGCAACCTGGGAACCTACCTACCGTGATATCTTATCAAAGGCCCAACTGGAGTTTATGTTTAATGAGATGTATTCACCTGCCTCTCTGGAAACACAAATGACTAGTCTAGGTCACATCTTTCTGATTTTGTATGTACAGGGAAAACCAAGCGGTTATGCTTCCTATTCAGAAAAACCAGATACAAATGGTGTTTTCAAGCTTCAGAAACTATATTTATTACCCGAACTTCAGGGAAAAGGCCTGGGCAAAAAGCTAATAGAAGCGGTAGAAGGACAAGTGCTGGAGGAAGGCGGAAAAGTACTCGAACTAAATGTAAACCGGTATAATCCAGCCAGAAATTTTTATGAGCGCCTTGGATTTACTTTTTATCAGGAAGAAGATATTCCCATCGGGGAATTCTGGATGAATGATTTTGTGATGCGTAAGGAATTATCACCTGCCTCACGATAACTAAGCAGTAAGTCAATGGCAATGGTCAACAGGAAAGTTTTATGCTGACTATCCTGAAGGTCTATTCTGGTTCTTCCTCCGTTTACTTTATTGCTCAACTCACGAAACGAACATACAAGCTATTATATAGCCTAAAAACCTGACCCTAACTATGGGCGGATTACCTGATAATCGAGGGGCAACAAATCACCTATTTTTTCCCAGCCCCAGTATCCTTCGAAAAGTATACCTAACGGGTCACTAATGTTTCCCATTTCTTCCAGAAAAACGGACTTTTCTTTCATAGAAATCACAGATGTCTGGAAAGTAGGCCGCCTGGGCTGAAAACCGCTGGTAGATTGCACATAGGCTATTTCTTCTTTTTCGCCGGTATATACCACCTGAAAATATCCTTCAAAACCTAAGGCTACCTCTTTCCCCTGCCTCTGCAAATATGACTGGTAGGAAACCCTTGCGGTATCTAGCCATTCTATAGTTTTAGGCAGGCTGGCTTTGGACAAAGTAATCGAAATGGGATCAGATTCTTTCAATACTACCTGAGGGCCTCTTTGCCTGAGTTGTGCCCTGGCCTGCTCTAGCTCCTCCTCACTGGGCCGGTTAGGATTGGGTTTTCGGTGCAAGCGGCGCAGATTAAAGCCTTCCTGTTCCAGTTTCTGTTCCCGCAATGTTCGTATAAAATGCATAGGCGAACCATTATACGCCTCCAGCCGCTTCTTCTTCCAGCGCCGCTGCCTG from Rhodocytophaga rosea carries:
- a CDS encoding DUF3616 domain-containing protein; the protein is MEATPVTLHFQPAPPEHGDRKPIRDGLSSVVKVGDYIFLACDEGSSVERLKCTSKGYEEHTIFSLAEYIPLTEGNTGEVDIEGIDFENHYLWITGSHGLKRKKPDEEGTVKKKIKQLSKVELEPNRYVLARIPLVADPDTKEYHFYKSCKHPDDPEKTLTAAVLKEKKHTNELTEALQEDIHLKNFLKIPGKDNGFDVEGLALDGSRVFLGLRGPVLRGWAVILEIETKEIDKHTIGLQKIGPKSQKYKKHFLDLAGMGIRELTPAGKDLLILAGPTMDLDGTISVYRWKNAIPDTKNSKKSIVYERKVERLFDIPHGTGKNSGKDKAEGITLIADHELLIVYDSPSAQRKAGKTNVVADIVSISGDNKKRVGK
- a CDS encoding T9SS type B sorting domain-containing protein, yielding MRSFLLKFCLPCLVLLLCTHTFVQAAHIIGGEITYKFLDSTTTGGRSYRYLLTFNIYIDEATSGAQATGLQFAIYHANTNQRIGDAILLDNPEPVNITPVLPPGCRIPGIENFGILLFSYETIVTLPYSSEGYHIIYERCCRNDEVVNLQPFSGNTFYAFIAAPDLPNNSAVFSEVAIPYICVRDTNTVVNNAVDADGDRLEYRFVRPYTGGTREDPVPQPPFIYDFPPDLVSYNADYNYVEPFGENSVAQINLATGITNYAAPSVGNYVVAIEVREYRAVNDSTEVLVGIVRRELQLLVGDCPVNNMPKFSSASTDTLQYNVEAGEKLCFTVEATDIENDSLVLSATGDILLGTNGYSGPLASFPAVIKKGSVSSPFCWQTTCDTPPGTYQITVKAQDKGCPPKTNTVIYLIKLLPVRKKPVIRGSKSVCPGVTLVDYSVEARSGYTYAWTVDGGTIASGQGNASIKVNWGLTNPSASVAVLLTSQAGCQSEEAILPVKINKALTPPEPEGPDTLCVADGRNLLYEIVYTNGSTYQWQISGGKIISQQLNQVTVSWETAGKGLLWVKEFSNQAEICEGISDTLSVLLYASPDSTLTIAGKNSMCALEKGISYTLSGAPDSDYTWEITGGTIVSGQHSPTILVDWNEEGTHQLSVQETSVAGCSGKLIAISITVHPNPTTGITGNDLTICPQGLTNKTYTVQGNDSSTFQWTIGGGEIISGQGTSQILVNWQAEGVKTLTVHETTASGCTGQIITFPLVVDASAISINYVSVGADLAKDSLITLTFQAVNTSNFGHKLSVHRQNLTSGGPWESIQTNLSSATTGFTDQPLPTQSNTYQYKVSLVNACGFVVEPLPHQTILLAGEANEKEESTTLHWNAYKNWPLGVRQYEIWRQLDQSSQFELYEIVSNQTYSYTKANAKEGFYHCYKIKAIAEHDIHTFSWSNAACLSFQHELVLYNVITPNQDGYNDRWQVTNIELYPDNELVIYNRWGKEVYRKQKYSGEWEGAGLSNGIYYYTLTISSTDYTTTNAGDGFPASQRLIKGWISLLR
- a CDS encoding GNAT family N-acetyltransferase, with the protein product MIVTNTPQNQIRKAEKADVPVIIALAKATWEPTYRDILSKAQLEFMFNEMYSPASLETQMTSLGHIFLILYVQGKPSGYASYSEKPDTNGVFKLQKLYLLPELQGKGLGKKLIEAVEGQVLEEGGKVLELNVNRYNPARNFYERLGFTFYQEEDIPIGEFWMNDFVMRKELSPASR